In Amycolatopsis jiangsuensis, the following proteins share a genomic window:
- a CDS encoding helix-turn-helix domain-containing protein, producing MARQPHSPATREFGVRVRELRHRAGLSQEQLAEVAGVHWTFVSQAERGLRNLSLHNLLKFAEGLGVDPRELVHGLRPPKG from the coding sequence GTGGCACGGCAACCGCATTCACCGGCAACGCGGGAGTTCGGCGTGCGCGTGCGGGAGCTGCGGCACCGGGCAGGCCTGAGCCAAGAGCAGTTGGCCGAGGTCGCCGGGGTGCACTGGACGTTCGTGAGCCAGGCCGAGCGCGGCTTGCGGAACCTGAGCCTTCACAACCTGCTGAAGTTCGCCGAAGGGCTCGGCGTCGACCCCCGGGAGCTGGTGCACGGCCTGAGGCCGCCGAAGGGGTGA
- a CDS encoding helix-turn-helix domain-containing protein, which yields MHEATPELGAALRAARKNAHWGVRELARRVGVHPAVISSWELGHRTPKPLDVAGILGALGVVGEQRQWILRMALTADLDRSLPGG from the coding sequence ATGCATGAAGCAACGCCCGAACTAGGTGCCGCGCTCCGTGCAGCCCGGAAGAACGCGCACTGGGGTGTCCGGGAACTGGCCCGCCGGGTCGGGGTACACCCGGCCGTCATCTCGTCGTGGGAACTCGGGCACCGCACCCCGAAACCACTGGACGTGGCAGGGATCCTCGGCGCGCTCGGTGTCGTCGGCGAGCAGCGTCAGTGGATCCTGCGCATGGCCCTCACCGCCGATCTGGACCGATCCCTGCCCGGCGGCTGA
- a CDS encoding MerR family transcriptional regulator, producing the protein MTDRLLPTADAAKAIGVDRRTLQRWWKAGDVTPEVVTPGGHARWDVDDLKRQLRDRR; encoded by the coding sequence GTGACCGATCGCCTGCTACCTACCGCCGACGCCGCCAAGGCCATCGGCGTGGACCGCCGAACGCTGCAACGGTGGTGGAAGGCAGGCGACGTGACTCCCGAAGTGGTGACCCCGGGAGGGCACGCCCGGTGGGACGTGGACGACCTGAAACGCCAGCTGCGCGACCGTCGCTGA